The proteins below are encoded in one region of Flavobacterium nackdongense:
- a CDS encoding PhoH family protein: MNERIIELIDIAPKDFWGAQDTHLEMIKKYYPKLKIVARGTTLKAFGEKEVLDEFENRFNRLMLHFTRYNNIDDNVIERVLESTIQDDAKAFGHDKILVHGVGGKIIKAMTPNQQLLVDTMAKNDMVFAVGPAGTGKTYTGVAMAVKALKEKQVKRIILTRPAVEAGENLGFLPGDMKEKLDPYMQPLYDALRDMLPNEKLEDHIAKGIIQIAPLAFMRGRTLDNAFVILDEAQNTTHSQMKMFLTRMGKNAKFMITGDPGQVDLPRRTISGLKEAILVLKDVDGIGIIYLDDKDIVRHRLVKKVIDAYKQIENHD; this comes from the coding sequence TTGAACGAAAGAATCATCGAGCTCATAGACATCGCTCCAAAAGATTTTTGGGGCGCTCAAGACACTCATCTTGAAATGATTAAAAAGTATTATCCCAAACTGAAAATTGTCGCTCGAGGAACCACCCTGAAGGCTTTTGGCGAAAAAGAAGTCTTAGATGAGTTTGAAAACCGCTTCAACCGCTTGATGCTTCATTTTACTCGCTACAACAACATTGATGATAATGTCATTGAACGCGTTTTAGAAAGTACCATTCAGGATGACGCCAAAGCGTTTGGACACGACAAAATTTTGGTACACGGTGTGGGTGGAAAAATCATCAAAGCGATGACACCCAATCAGCAATTGTTAGTCGACACGATGGCTAAAAACGATATGGTTTTTGCCGTGGGTCCCGCTGGAACTGGGAAAACCTATACCGGTGTTGCTATGGCCGTCAAAGCGTTGAAAGAAAAACAAGTCAAACGAATTATTTTAACGCGTCCCGCTGTCGAAGCTGGCGAGAATCTTGGTTTTCTGCCGGGTGATATGAAGGAAAAACTCGATCCGTATATGCAACCCTTATACGACGCCTTGCGCGATATGTTGCCCAACGAAAAGCTGGAAGACCATATTGCTAAAGGAATTATCCAAATTGCACCTTTGGCATTTATGCGTGGACGAACCTTAGACAATGCCTTCGTAATTCTAGATGAAGCTCAAAATACTACGCATTCGCAAATGAAAATGTTCCTGACGCGGATGGGAAAAAACGCCAAGTTTATGATTACGGGCGATCCAGGTCAAGTCGATTTACCAAGACGAACTATTTCGGGCTTGAAAGAAGCCATTTTGGTTTTGAAAGATGTAGACGGAATCGGAATCATTTATCTCGACGACAAAGATATCGTGCGCCATCGCTTGGTCAAAAAAGTGATTGATGCGTATAAGCAAATTGAGAATCACGATTAG
- a CDS encoding SAM hydrolase/SAM-dependent halogenase family protein, whose translation MSIITLTTDYGLKDHFVGALKGKILSEYSEATIIDISHYIDAFNTVEASYIIGAAYSSFPKGTVHLIGVDMEFNKENQHIVMQWNDHYFIAADNGILSMLSQKIVPQKIVTINIHDRFPTDATDLDVFVKVACHIAKGGLLNVIGKETKTIKQVTELQAVTATDGSSIKGYVIYIDHFGNVVTNISKKQFLEVAKGRPYEIQFKNKVVKTILPNYSAIASSEKYPLKNYEGERLAIFNEAGYLEIAIFKSNPTKFGSANSLLGLNYRDVINIVFS comes from the coding sequence ATGTCAATAATTACCCTTACCACCGATTACGGCTTGAAAGACCACTTTGTAGGTGCTTTGAAAGGTAAGATTTTATCCGAGTATTCCGAGGCGACAATTATTGATATTTCACACTACATCGACGCATTCAACACAGTAGAAGCGAGTTACATAATTGGAGCGGCATATTCGAGTTTTCCAAAAGGTACTGTTCATCTTATTGGTGTGGATATGGAATTCAACAAAGAAAACCAACATATTGTGATGCAATGGAACGATCATTACTTCATTGCCGCCGATAATGGTATTTTGAGTATGCTTTCGCAAAAAATTGTTCCTCAAAAAATAGTGACCATCAACATTCACGATCGCTTCCCTACTGATGCGACCGACTTGGATGTTTTCGTCAAAGTGGCGTGTCACATTGCCAAAGGCGGTTTGCTGAACGTGATTGGAAAAGAAACAAAAACCATCAAACAAGTCACCGAATTACAAGCGGTCACTGCTACTGACGGCAGTTCGATAAAAGGATATGTGATTTATATTGACCATTTTGGCAATGTCGTGACCAATATTTCCAAAAAACAATTCCTGGAAGTGGCCAAAGGAAGACCGTATGAAATTCAGTTTAAGAATAAAGTGGTCAAAACCATTCTGCCCAATTATTCTGCGATTGCGAGTTCTGAAAAATATCCGCTCAAGAATTATGAAGGCGAAAGACTAGCTATTTTCAATGAAGCCGGTTATTTAGAAATTGCTATTTTCAAGAGTAATCCAACCAAATTTGGCTCAGCCAATAGCTTGTTGGGGTTGAATTATAGGGATGTTATTAATATAGTGTTCAGTTAG
- a CDS encoding DUF1493 family protein: protein MKTIIKISFKNLKQNYLEVQQLLEEKSGEKNICIKSKIANDLSLVGDDNYYLLDSFITKYNLDFSNFNYAEHFESEGELTMSIWSILSVFFIPLFILKGILSYVIYLYSKKYSDKIDSFNFFLREYKSDRIDLTMGDLITSKIKGKFLLRENVKFVFD from the coding sequence ATGAAAACAATTATAAAAATAAGTTTTAAAAATTTAAAACAGAATTATCTTGAAGTGCAACAATTACTTGAAGAAAAATCTGGAGAAAAAAATATTTGTATTAAATCAAAAATAGCAAATGATTTAAGTCTAGTGGGTGATGATAATTATTATTTATTAGATAGTTTTATTACAAAATATAATTTAGATTTTTCTAATTTCAATTATGCTGAGCATTTTGAAAGCGAAGGAGAATTGACTATGAGCATATGGTCAATACTATCAGTTTTTTTTATTCCATTATTTATCCTTAAAGGAATTTTATCTTATGTCATTTACTTATATTCAAAAAAATATTCAGACAAAATCGATAGTTTCAATTTCTTTTTAAGAGAATACAAATCAGACAGAATTGATTTAACAATGGGAGATTTAATTACATCAAAAATTAAAGGAAAGTTTTTGTTGAGAGAAAATGTCAAATTTGTTTTTGACTAA
- a CDS encoding putative quinol monooxygenase, whose amino-acid sequence MFIRIVKMSFAEENIPAFLENFEIIKEKIRNAPGNRLLELYQDKNNSCIFFTYSYWETEEDLENYRQSELFNEVWAFTKKLFNDKPEAWSVDKISQALPTLPKGGLCNKE is encoded by the coding sequence ATGTTCATACGAATAGTAAAAATGTCCTTCGCCGAAGAAAACATTCCAGCATTTCTGGAAAACTTCGAAATTATAAAAGAGAAAATACGAAACGCGCCCGGAAACCGTTTATTGGAACTGTATCAGGACAAAAACAATTCATGTATTTTCTTTACCTACAGTTATTGGGAAACCGAAGAAGACTTGGAAAATTACAGACAATCAGAGCTTTTTAATGAAGTGTGGGCATTTACAAAAAAGTTATTCAATGACAAACCTGAGGCTTGGAGCGTGGATAAAATAAGCCAAGCCCTCCCAACCCTCCCGAAGGGAGGGCTTTGCAACAAGGAATGA
- the gldF gene encoding gliding motility-associated ABC transporter permease subunit GldF: protein MKSIVVREIKSFFGSPIGYLVIAVFLIGNGLFLWVFEGEYNILNSGFADLSPFFSLAPWILIFLIPAVTMRSFSDEKKQGTLELLLTKPLSIWQIVNGKFLGSMLLIVMAIIPTFIYVWVISGLDSPEGNIDMGSTMGSYFGLLFLISAYSAIGIFTSTLSENQIVAFIVAVFLCFFFYFGFESVATIVPGFQGLISSIGMQDHFKSMSRGVIDTRDVVYFVSITFLFLSFTVYNLKSIKS from the coding sequence ATGAAATCAATAGTAGTAAGAGAAATAAAATCCTTTTTTGGTTCGCCAATTGGGTATTTGGTGATTGCCGTTTTCCTGATTGGGAATGGATTATTCCTTTGGGTTTTCGAAGGAGAATATAATATTTTGAACAGCGGTTTTGCCGATTTGAGTCCGTTTTTTAGCTTGGCGCCTTGGATTCTGATTTTCCTGATTCCTGCCGTGACGATGCGCAGTTTTTCGGATGAGAAAAAACAGGGAACCTTGGAATTATTGCTGACCAAACCCTTAAGCATTTGGCAAATTGTGAACGGAAAATTCCTCGGTTCGATGTTGCTAATTGTCATGGCGATTATTCCAACTTTTATTTATGTTTGGGTGATTTCTGGTTTGGATTCGCCCGAAGGGAATATCGATATGGGCAGCACGATGGGTTCTTATTTTGGACTGTTATTCCTAATTTCAGCCTATTCCGCGATTGGAATCTTCACTTCTACCCTATCCGAAAATCAAATTGTGGCGTTTATCGTAGCGGTGTTTTTGTGTTTCTTCTTTTATTTTGGTTTCGAAAGTGTGGCAACGATTGTTCCCGGTTTTCAAGGGCTCATTTCCAGTATCGGAATGCAGGATCATTTCAAAAGTATGAGTCGTGGCGTGATAGACACTCGCGATGTGGTGTATTTTGTGAGCATCACTTTCTTGTTTCTTTCCTTTACCGTTTATAACCTAAAATCCATTAAATCGTAA